One stretch of Hymenobacter chitinivorans DSM 11115 DNA includes these proteins:
- a CDS encoding RagB/SusD family nutrient uptake outer membrane protein: MKAFKLLAFTALLGLSGPVLTSCSEDVLDITPAANNSSDDFYKDEGQLNQAVLSIYNAALSFPQSSHWNISEIRSDNVLIGNLNVQRDYSDISNFTAVSQTGQLQATWTDLYELVFRSNMLLEKIQPFTFARTSQFQGEARFLRALAYFDLVRYWGPVPIADKVLSIEESKKVPRSSVADVYSFIVADLQYAANSLPETYAAADKGRATKWAAKALLGKVYLTMYGYPLKQSSALPLAKQQLSEVLAKEGSAGALATSYADLFKVANDNKFSVFEVQYISGGTGLGSTVPWDQGNNFPITYAPFQPSQIDALPGPDLFGAGWPKADKRKAATVDSITKVGTATLRAQFIKFLEKGTKDPVNNRDYPNNFPIIRFEDVMLMQAEVLNEEAGAGAPVPSAALALVNRIRTRSGVPVLASMTKENFRLALERERRWEFAGEGLRWFDLVRTERALPVMNKFLKDNAVGTGRVLDEHDLLFPIPQQELRINPGFWEQNPGYN; the protein is encoded by the coding sequence ATGAAAGCATTTAAACTCCTGGCCTTTACCGCCCTGCTGGGCCTGAGCGGCCCCGTGCTGACCTCGTGCAGCGAAGACGTGCTCGACATTACGCCCGCGGCCAACAACAGCTCCGACGACTTTTACAAGGATGAAGGCCAGCTCAACCAGGCCGTGCTGTCTATTTACAACGCGGCCCTGTCGTTTCCGCAGAGCTCCCACTGGAACATCTCCGAAATCCGGTCCGACAACGTGCTCATCGGCAACCTGAACGTGCAGCGCGACTACAGCGACATCAGCAACTTCACGGCCGTGTCGCAGACCGGGCAGCTGCAGGCCACCTGGACCGACCTCTACGAGCTGGTGTTCCGCTCCAACATGCTGCTGGAAAAGATTCAGCCCTTCACCTTTGCCCGCACCAGCCAGTTCCAGGGCGAGGCCCGCTTCCTGCGCGCGTTGGCCTACTTCGATTTGGTGCGTTACTGGGGCCCGGTGCCCATTGCCGACAAGGTGCTCAGCATCGAGGAGTCGAAGAAAGTGCCGCGCTCCTCGGTGGCCGACGTTTACAGCTTCATCGTGGCCGATTTGCAGTACGCGGCTAATTCCCTGCCCGAAACCTACGCCGCGGCCGACAAGGGCCGGGCCACCAAGTGGGCCGCCAAAGCCCTGCTGGGCAAGGTCTACCTGACCATGTACGGCTACCCGCTCAAGCAAAGCAGCGCCCTGCCGCTGGCCAAGCAGCAGCTCAGCGAGGTGCTGGCCAAGGAAGGCTCGGCCGGGGCCCTGGCTACCAGCTACGCCGACCTGTTCAAGGTGGCCAACGACAACAAGTTCAGCGTGTTTGAGGTGCAGTACATTTCCGGCGGCACCGGCCTGGGCAGCACCGTGCCCTGGGACCAGGGCAACAACTTCCCCATTACCTACGCGCCCTTCCAGCCCAGCCAGATTGACGCCCTGCCCGGTCCCGACCTGTTCGGCGCCGGCTGGCCCAAGGCCGACAAGCGCAAGGCCGCAACCGTCGATTCCATTACCAAAGTGGGCACGGCCACGCTGCGGGCCCAGTTTATCAAGTTCCTGGAAAAAGGCACCAAGGACCCGGTCAACAACCGCGACTACCCCAACAACTTTCCCATCATCCGCTTCGAAGACGTGATGCTGATGCAGGCCGAGGTGCTCAACGAGGAAGCCGGGGCCGGTGCCCCGGTGCCCTCGGCCGCCTTAGCCTTGGTGAACCGTATCCGGACCCGCTCCGGGGTGCCCGTGCTGGCCAGCATGACCAAGGAAAACTTTCGCCTGGCCCTGGAGCGGGAGCGGCGCTGGGAGTTTGCCGGGGAAGGCCTGCGCTGGTTTGATCTGGTGCGCACCGAGCGGGCCTTGCCGGTGATGAACAAGTTCTTGAAAGACAACGCCGTGGGCACGGGCCGCGTCCTGGATGAGCACGACCTGCTCTTTCCGATTCCCCAGCAGGAGCTGCGCATCAACCCCGGCTTCTGGGAGCAAAACCCCGGCTACAACTAA
- a CDS encoding rhamnogalacturonan lyase has translation MSTVYSPWVQRSGPARFGRLAIRGAVWALLLAAGLTPAGAGQPLLPGARPTAPQALPEQLDRGLVAVAQPDGRIFLSWRLLASDPADARFTLYRHLVTGQKVKITSQPITGTNWLDKVPLTDKSPLPQGYSVEVVGGKAGKPERVAAVWAQNFLRVPLQTPPGGSVSSGPETSTYTYAANDASVADLDGDGQYEIILKWEPSNARDNGSAGLTGPVLLDAYTLAGRRLWRINLGRNIRAGAHYTQFMVYDLDGDGQAEVACKTADGTVDGQGKPIGDAGKDYRSLTVPTDGELVATARDSKFGRILAGPEYFTVFNGQTGAALATTAYVPGRAPLDGWGGIGGNGGNDRYGNRADRFLAAVAYLDGQQPSVIMCRGYYGRTVLAAWDWRGGRLTQRWVFDSQDEKNPFSGMGNHGLSVNDVDQDGRDEIVYGSMVVDDDGRGLFSTGLRHGDALHVSDLDPSAPGLEAWGVHENEDKVPGHENGPGAALYAAGTGKILVAALPGQDVGRGMAADIDPRYPGAELWVSNPELGLLSCKGEKIGPAPRSVNFGLWWDGDLQRELLDGTSVYKWDYLNGQLTTLLDGKAQNAASCNGTKATPCLSADLLGDWREEVIWRTTDNTALLIFTTTIPTEHRFVTLMQDRAYRLGVARENVGYNQPPHPGFYLGQGMKLPTAKAVN, from the coding sequence ATGAGCACCGTGTATTCGCCCTGGGTTCAACGCTCGGGCCCGGCCCGCTTCGGCCGTTTGGCCATCCGGGGCGCCGTGTGGGCCTTGCTGCTGGCCGCCGGCCTGACGCCGGCCGGGGCGGGGCAGCCGCTGCTGCCCGGAGCCCGGCCCACTGCGCCGCAAGCCCTGCCCGAGCAGCTGGACCGGGGTTTGGTGGCCGTAGCCCAGCCCGACGGCCGCATTTTCCTGAGCTGGCGCCTGCTGGCCTCCGATCCGGCCGATGCGCGGTTCACGCTCTACCGTCACCTGGTCACCGGCCAGAAAGTAAAAATCACCAGCCAGCCTATTACCGGCACCAATTGGCTGGATAAAGTGCCGCTGACCGATAAGTCGCCGCTGCCGCAGGGGTACTCGGTCGAAGTGGTGGGAGGGAAGGCCGGCAAGCCTGAGCGAGTGGCCGCCGTCTGGGCCCAGAACTTCCTGCGCGTCCCGCTGCAAACCCCGCCGGGCGGTAGCGTGAGCAGCGGCCCCGAAACCAGCACCTACACCTACGCGGCCAACGATGCCTCCGTGGCCGACCTCGACGGCGACGGGCAGTACGAAATCATCCTGAAGTGGGAGCCCAGCAACGCCCGCGACAATGGCTCGGCCGGCCTCACCGGCCCCGTGCTGCTCGATGCTTACACCCTTGCTGGTCGGCGGCTCTGGCGCATCAACCTGGGCCGCAATATCCGCGCCGGGGCGCACTACACCCAGTTTATGGTCTACGACCTCGACGGCGACGGCCAAGCCGAAGTAGCCTGCAAAACCGCCGACGGTACCGTAGACGGGCAAGGCAAACCCATCGGCGACGCCGGCAAGGATTACCGCAGCCTCACCGTGCCCACCGACGGCGAACTGGTGGCCACGGCCCGCGACAGTAAGTTTGGCCGCATCCTGGCCGGCCCGGAATATTTCACCGTCTTCAACGGGCAAACCGGGGCGGCCCTGGCTACCACGGCTTACGTGCCCGGCCGCGCCCCGCTCGACGGCTGGGGCGGCATCGGGGGCAACGGCGGCAATGACCGCTACGGCAACCGCGCCGACCGGTTCCTGGCCGCCGTAGCCTACCTCGACGGGCAGCAGCCGAGCGTCATTATGTGCCGGGGCTACTACGGCCGCACCGTGCTGGCCGCCTGGGACTGGCGTGGCGGCCGGCTCACCCAGCGCTGGGTGTTCGACTCCCAAGACGAGAAAAACCCGTTTTCGGGCATGGGTAACCACGGCCTGAGCGTGAACGACGTGGACCAGGACGGCCGTGACGAAATCGTGTACGGCTCGATGGTCGTGGACGACGACGGCCGCGGCCTGTTCAGCACCGGCCTGCGCCACGGCGACGCCCTGCACGTTTCGGACCTCGACCCCAGCGCGCCGGGCCTGGAGGCCTGGGGCGTGCACGAAAACGAGGACAAGGTGCCCGGCCACGAAAACGGCCCCGGCGCGGCCCTCTACGCCGCCGGTACCGGCAAAATTCTGGTGGCCGCGCTGCCGGGCCAGGATGTGGGCCGCGGCATGGCCGCCGACATTGACCCCCGCTACCCCGGCGCCGAATTGTGGGTCAGCAACCCCGAGCTGGGCCTGCTTTCCTGCAAGGGCGAGAAAATCGGGCCGGCCCCGCGCTCCGTCAACTTCGGGCTGTGGTGGGACGGCGACCTGCAGCGCGAATTGCTCGACGGCACTTCCGTCTACAAGTGGGATTATCTAAACGGGCAACTAACGACTTTGCTCGACGGCAAAGCGCAGAATGCCGCGTCCTGCAACGGGACCAAAGCCACGCCCTGCCTTTCGGCCGACCTGCTCGGCGACTGGCGCGAGGAAGTCATCTGGCGCACCACCGACAACACGGCCCTGCTGATTTTTACCACCACCATTCCCACCGAGCACCGCTTCGTGACCCTGATGCAGGACCGGGCCTACCGCCTGGGCGTGGCCCGGGAAAACGTGGGTTACAACCAGCCGCCCCACCCGGGCTTTTACCTGGGCCAGGGGATGAAGTTGCCCACCGCCAAGGCTGTCAACTAA
- a CDS encoding bifunctional aldolase/short-chain dehydrogenase yields the protein MEKTLTFQHVSYLWDEAKALEMSGDEVALFLYRSNLLGADLRLTNYAGGNTSCKLTETDPVTGQPVEVMWVKGSGGDIGTLTKAGCANLYVDKLHALKSRYRGLQFEDEMVALFEYCLFDPKCATPSIDTPLHGLLPFRHIDHLHPDALIAIAASKDGEQIMRAIWGDTMGWLPWQKPGFDLGLQLEKIVADNPNLRGVILGGHGLFTWGNTSYESYINTLEVIEMAATYLEANYGKHKPVFGGVKLENGPDTATRRAQAAEVMPMLRGLASGQRRMVGHYTDDARVLEFVNSHDLARLAQQGTSCPDHFLRTKIRPLVLDEATMRQPLAAVKEYLQEQFAAYRQDYAAYYERSKHPNSPAMRDPNPVVILWPGVGMFSFAKDKQTARVAAEFYTNAINVMKGAEAVSEYTGLAEQEAFNIEYWLLEEAKLQRMPKPKSLSGQIAYVTGGTGGIGLAICELLLQHGAVVVATDRDRLDETQATLRKRYGQDNALTAPIDVTDAPAIADSLRATVLQFGGVDIVVNCAGLSISKPLSETTQADWDLLNDVLVKGQFLVTQQAVEILRKQNLGGDVVNIASKNGLVAGPNNVAYGTAKAAQLHMSRLLAAELGADKIRVNTVNPDAVLRGSKIWESGWAEGRAKAYGVSVEELPAHYAKRTLLGEEVLAEDIAKAVLVFVDGSLSKSTGNVLNVDGGVAMAFVR from the coding sequence ATGGAAAAAACGCTGACCTTTCAACACGTTAGTTACCTCTGGGACGAAGCCAAGGCGCTGGAGATGAGTGGCGACGAAGTAGCCCTGTTCCTATACCGCTCCAACCTGCTCGGGGCCGACCTGCGCCTGACCAACTACGCCGGCGGCAATACCTCGTGCAAACTCACCGAAACCGACCCCGTCACGGGCCAGCCGGTGGAAGTTATGTGGGTGAAGGGCTCGGGCGGCGACATCGGTACGCTCACCAAGGCTGGATGCGCCAACTTATACGTCGACAAGCTCCACGCCCTGAAAAGCCGGTACCGCGGCCTGCAGTTCGAGGACGAAATGGTGGCCCTGTTCGAGTACTGCCTCTTCGACCCCAAGTGCGCCACGCCCTCCATTGATACGCCCCTGCACGGTCTGCTGCCCTTCCGCCACATCGACCACCTCCACCCCGATGCCCTCATTGCCATTGCCGCCAGCAAGGACGGCGAGCAAATCATGCGCGCCATTTGGGGCGACACCATGGGCTGGCTGCCCTGGCAGAAGCCCGGCTTCGATTTGGGTTTGCAGCTGGAGAAAATCGTGGCCGACAACCCGAACCTGCGCGGCGTAATCCTGGGCGGGCACGGCCTGTTTACCTGGGGCAATACGAGCTACGAATCCTACATCAACACCCTGGAAGTCATTGAGATGGCGGCCACGTATCTAGAGGCCAACTACGGCAAGCACAAGCCCGTCTTTGGCGGCGTGAAGCTCGAAAACGGTCCCGACACCGCAACCCGCCGCGCCCAGGCCGCCGAGGTAATGCCGATGCTGCGGGGCCTGGCCTCCGGGCAGCGCCGCATGGTGGGCCACTACACCGACGACGCCCGGGTGCTGGAGTTCGTCAATTCCCACGATTTGGCCCGCCTGGCCCAGCAAGGCACCTCCTGCCCCGACCACTTCCTGCGCACCAAAATCCGCCCCCTGGTGCTCGACGAGGCCACCATGCGCCAGCCCCTGGCCGCCGTGAAAGAGTACCTGCAGGAACAGTTTGCCGCCTACCGCCAGGACTACGCCGCCTACTACGAGCGCAGCAAGCACCCGAACTCCCCGGCCATGCGCGACCCGAACCCGGTGGTGATTCTGTGGCCCGGCGTGGGCATGTTCTCCTTCGCCAAAGACAAGCAGACTGCCCGCGTGGCCGCCGAGTTCTACACCAACGCCATCAACGTCATGAAGGGCGCCGAGGCGGTGAGCGAGTACACCGGCCTGGCTGAGCAGGAAGCCTTCAACATCGAGTACTGGCTGCTGGAAGAAGCCAAGCTCCAGCGCATGCCCAAGCCTAAGAGCCTGTCGGGCCAGATTGCCTACGTCACCGGCGGCACCGGCGGCATCGGCCTGGCCATCTGCGAATTGCTGCTGCAACACGGCGCCGTAGTCGTAGCCACCGACCGGGACCGGCTCGACGAAACCCAGGCCACGCTGCGCAAGCGCTACGGCCAGGACAATGCCCTGACCGCGCCCATCGACGTAACCGACGCCCCGGCCATTGCCGACTCGCTGCGGGCCACCGTGCTGCAGTTCGGCGGCGTGGATATCGTGGTGAACTGCGCGGGCCTCTCCATCAGTAAGCCGCTGAGCGAAACCACCCAGGCCGACTGGGACCTGCTCAACGACGTGCTGGTCAAGGGCCAGTTTCTGGTAACCCAGCAGGCCGTGGAGATTCTGCGCAAGCAAAACCTGGGGGGCGACGTGGTAAACATTGCCAGCAAAAACGGCCTGGTGGCCGGGCCCAACAACGTGGCCTACGGCACGGCCAAAGCGGCCCAGCTGCACATGTCACGCCTGCTGGCCGCCGAGCTGGGCGCCGATAAAATCCGCGTCAATACCGTGAACCCCGACGCCGTGCTGCGGGGCTCCAAAATCTGGGAAAGCGGCTGGGCCGAGGGGCGGGCCAAGGCCTACGGCGTGAGCGTGGAAGAGCTGCCGGCCCACTACGCCAAGCGCACGTTGCTGGGCGAGGAAGTCCTGGCCGAGGACATTGCCAAAGCGGTGCTGGTCTTCGTGGACGGCTCGTTGAGCAAGAGCACCGGCAACGTGCTCAACGTGGACGGGGGCGTGGCCATGGCCTTCGTGCGCTAA
- a CDS encoding AAA family ATPase — MLTESGPLVEKLNQVTRHLKTTFVGKDDIIDLMSLCLVGRENLFLLGPPGTAKSALVRALAQRLEGKTFEYLLTRFTEPNELFGPFDIRKLREGDLVTNTEGMLPEANLIFLDELLNANSAILNSLLMVLNERVFRRGRETRALPALLMVAASNHLPEDEALQALFDRFLVRVHCDYVAPDALADVLEAGWNLEQRGGAEAPTITAAEVLQLQALIPTIDLRPIRSQYVELISKLRLAGVAVSDRRAVKLQRLLAASALLCQRPTVIASDMWVLRYIWDTDEQREIIAGIVDAVVLADEQPGQHPRAAGSEAPNADAILSEVQALTAQWDQPETSLAERTVIKDQLRYLHGRTQWLPNEVQRSYVQEPLDALWQKVLQA, encoded by the coding sequence ATGCTGACTGAGTCTGGGCCCCTGGTCGAAAAGCTCAACCAGGTAACCCGCCACCTCAAAACCACCTTCGTGGGCAAAGACGACATCATTGACTTGATGAGTTTGTGCCTGGTGGGCCGCGAAAACCTGTTTTTGCTGGGTCCGCCCGGCACGGCCAAAAGCGCCCTGGTGCGGGCCCTGGCCCAGCGCCTGGAGGGCAAAACCTTCGAATACCTGCTCACCCGCTTCACCGAGCCCAACGAGCTGTTCGGCCCCTTCGACATTCGTAAGCTGCGCGAGGGTGACTTGGTAACCAACACCGAAGGCATGCTGCCCGAGGCCAACCTGATTTTCCTCGACGAGCTGCTAAACGCCAACAGCGCCATTCTCAACTCCCTGCTGATGGTGCTCAACGAGCGGGTGTTCCGGCGGGGCCGCGAAACCCGCGCCCTGCCGGCCCTGCTCATGGTGGCGGCCAGCAACCACCTGCCCGAAGACGAAGCGCTGCAGGCGCTGTTCGACCGGTTCCTGGTGCGCGTGCACTGCGACTACGTGGCCCCCGACGCCCTGGCCGACGTGCTGGAAGCCGGCTGGAACCTGGAGCAGCGGGGTGGGGCCGAGGCGCCAACTATTACGGCGGCGGAAGTGCTGCAGCTGCAGGCCCTCATTCCTACCATTGATTTGCGGCCCATCCGAAGCCAGTACGTGGAGCTGATCAGCAAGCTGCGCCTGGCCGGCGTGGCCGTGTCGGACCGGCGGGCCGTGAAGCTGCAGCGCCTGCTGGCTGCCAGCGCCCTGCTCTGCCAGCGCCCCACCGTTATTGCCTCCGATATGTGGGTGCTGCGCTATATCTGGGACACCGACGAGCAGCGCGAAATCATTGCCGGTATCGTCGATGCCGTGGTGCTGGCCGATGAGCAGCCCGGCCAGCACCCCCGCGCCGCCGGCTCCGAAGCCCCCAACGCCGACGCCATTCTGAGTGAAGTCCAGGCCCTGACGGCCCAGTGGGACCAGCCCGAAACGTCGTTGGCGGAGCGCACCGTCATCAAGGACCAGCTGCGCTACCTGCACGGCCGCACCCAGTGGCTGCCCAACGAGGTGCAGCGCAGCTACGTGCAGGAGCCCCTGGACGCGCTGTGGCAGAAAGTATTGCAGGCATGA
- the rhaT gene encoding L-rhamnose/proton symporter RhaT has protein sequence MAVIWGVILHALGGFASGSFYLPYKKVQGWSWESYWLVGGIVSWVFAPLIMGSLTVKNLFGVLAQADGSTLAWTYMWGVLWGFGGLTFGLAMRYLGLSLGMAVTLGLCAVFGTVVPPIWLGTFPALVHSDSGQMILMGLVVCVMGILICGLAGIMKEKHLTADQKKAGVAEFDLRKGLGVAIFSGVMSACMSFGLTAGQPIADLAKASGTDPLYMNNAVLVVVLLGGLTTNAVWCIYLNLRNKTYTDYLNPTAPALRNVLFCALAGFTWYLQFFFYGMGDSQMGEFRFSGWTLHMAFIIAFSSFWGLYLHEWRGANRLTMRTVSLGILAVVLSTVIVGYGNYLGSETAAPQEAKVPARETSAAPVATTVSEVE, from the coding sequence ATGGCAGTCATCTGGGGAGTAATCCTACACGCGTTGGGCGGTTTCGCCTCCGGCAGCTTTTATCTGCCCTACAAGAAAGTGCAAGGCTGGTCCTGGGAAAGCTACTGGCTGGTGGGCGGCATCGTGAGCTGGGTGTTTGCGCCCCTCATCATGGGCTCCCTCACGGTCAAGAACCTGTTTGGCGTGCTGGCCCAGGCCGACGGCAGCACCCTGGCCTGGACCTACATGTGGGGCGTGCTCTGGGGCTTCGGCGGCCTGACTTTCGGCTTGGCCATGCGCTACTTGGGCCTTTCGCTGGGTATGGCCGTCACGCTGGGCTTGTGCGCCGTGTTTGGCACGGTGGTGCCGCCCATCTGGCTCGGCACGTTTCCGGCCCTGGTGCATTCTGATTCCGGGCAGATGATCCTGATGGGACTGGTGGTGTGCGTGATGGGAATCCTGATCTGCGGGCTGGCCGGCATCATGAAGGAAAAGCACCTGACAGCCGACCAGAAAAAGGCGGGCGTGGCCGAGTTTGACCTGCGCAAGGGCCTGGGTGTGGCCATTTTCTCGGGCGTAATGAGTGCCTGCATGTCGTTTGGCCTCACCGCCGGGCAGCCCATTGCCGATTTGGCCAAGGCCTCCGGCACCGACCCGCTCTACATGAACAACGCCGTGCTGGTGGTGGTGCTCCTCGGCGGACTAACCACCAACGCCGTCTGGTGCATCTACCTCAACCTGAGGAACAAGACTTACACCGACTACCTTAACCCCACCGCCCCGGCCCTGCGCAACGTCCTGTTCTGCGCCCTGGCCGGCTTCACCTGGTACCTGCAATTCTTTTTCTACGGTATGGGCGACTCGCAGATGGGCGAGTTCCGCTTCTCGGGCTGGACGCTGCACATGGCCTTTATCATTGCCTTCAGCTCGTTCTGGGGCCTGTACCTGCACGAGTGGCGGGGCGCCAACCGCCTGACCATGCGCACCGTGTCCCTGGGTATTCTGGCCGTGGTGCTGAGCACCGTTATTGTGGGCTACGGCAACTATTTGGGCTCGGAAACGGCGGCTCCGCAAGAAGCTAAAGTCCCGGCCCGGGAAACCTCCGCTGCCCCGGTGGCTACTACGGTCAGCGAAGTGGAGTAG
- a CDS encoding SusC/RagA family TonB-linked outer membrane protein has product MKKLYYVVRVLPLLVLLLLTGPLLAQNRTITGKVTTAENNETLPGVTVVLKGTTIGTGTNPDGTFSLSIPAAGGTLVFSFVGYLTKEVALGTSTNVNVVLSQDAQMLAETVVVGYGTQKASNVTGAIAGVTAKEIEERPVNRIENALAGQMPGVTVQTVTGEPGAELQIRVRGTGSINASNEPLYVVDGVPVENLRGINPTDVANIEVLKDAASAAIYGSRGSNGVVLVTTKRGKKGKAKLQFSGYTGVQTLERRIDMMTPEQWIKQRQEGVDEAWVNRGKTSAVNKPYKASDPMEYRAKELNIPLSTPNPTYMYDPRWAYGTDSLDYVDWQDAVFRKAVMQQYQIGVSGGSDDFSYNVNGSYLDQDGIFVGTNLKRATLRANFDARIRKGIKLTMTLAPSTEWSSLGRVDGKDNQAMNAVQMPPVSQKGAGVLVGAQPFPAYAWSGRYISPVAVMERSDINTTRTRLNANMGLNVDIYKGLQLQLLGAMDNNYLNDQQFFPTNTSRDWATATYVGQLSRARLTQGSGTRYLFQSVLNYTRKLGDHSVNAIAGYSVERFRNDGSVQEFTPLPNDWSPFVNRNNATPSISDFQAPDINWLLSYFGRVQYDYKEKYLVSASLRRDGSAKFGQPWGYFPAVSVGWRVSSEEFMRGITAISDLKLRASYGVTGNNRIPSNAQFSILASTNYSLNGVAQTGFAPGSYKNENLGWERTGSFNVGFDFGMLSNRIQISADAYNRRTKDLLLRAPISSITGYTTSWQNVGDIRNQGLEVGINSQNMVGAFTWGTSFNTSYNRNEVLALDYNNTPIVAGFSNLTQIIQVGQPLNAFLLYDVVGVYKTQEEVNNSPRMSGTKVGDSKYRDVNGDGIITEADRTIVGNPQPKFIFGITNNFTYRNFDLSFLINAQQGGQIYSMIGRSIDRPGMGYLYNKLAKWENRWQSEEIQGDGMTPSINATTGAYYDTRWLYSSDYIRLKNITLGYNLPKLKYYDRARFYVAVENAYIWHKYSGGFTPEAANNEGGDYGGYPQARTFTLGFNVTL; this is encoded by the coding sequence ATGAAAAAGCTGTACTACGTGGTCCGAGTACTGCCGCTGCTGGTCTTGCTGCTGCTGACCGGGCCGCTGCTGGCCCAGAACCGCACCATCACCGGCAAGGTGACGACGGCCGAAAACAACGAAACCCTGCCCGGCGTGACGGTCGTGCTCAAGGGGACTACCATCGGCACCGGTACCAACCCCGATGGTACTTTCTCCTTGAGTATCCCGGCCGCCGGCGGCACCCTGGTTTTTTCCTTCGTAGGCTACCTGACCAAGGAAGTTGCCCTCGGGACTAGCACAAACGTTAATGTAGTACTCAGCCAAGATGCCCAGATGCTGGCCGAAACGGTGGTCGTGGGCTACGGCACCCAGAAGGCCAGCAACGTCACCGGCGCCATTGCCGGCGTCACGGCCAAGGAAATTGAGGAGCGGCCCGTCAACCGCATCGAAAATGCCCTGGCCGGGCAGATGCCCGGCGTCACGGTGCAGACCGTGACCGGGGAGCCGGGGGCCGAGCTGCAGATCCGGGTGCGGGGCACGGGCTCCATCAACGCCTCCAACGAGCCGCTCTACGTGGTGGACGGGGTGCCGGTGGAAAACCTGCGCGGTATCAACCCAACCGACGTAGCCAACATTGAAGTGCTCAAAGACGCCGCCTCGGCCGCTATTTACGGCTCCCGCGGCTCCAACGGCGTGGTGCTCGTGACCACCAAGCGGGGCAAGAAAGGCAAGGCCAAGCTGCAGTTTTCGGGCTACACCGGCGTGCAGACCCTGGAGCGCCGCATCGACATGATGACGCCCGAACAGTGGATTAAGCAGCGCCAGGAAGGTGTGGACGAAGCCTGGGTGAACCGGGGCAAAACGTCCGCCGTCAACAAGCCCTACAAGGCTAGTGACCCGATGGAGTACCGCGCCAAGGAACTGAATATTCCGCTTTCTACGCCCAACCCGACCTACATGTACGACCCCCGCTGGGCCTACGGTACCGACTCGCTCGACTACGTGGACTGGCAGGATGCGGTGTTTCGCAAAGCCGTGATGCAGCAGTACCAGATCGGGGTATCGGGCGGCAGCGACGATTTCAGCTACAACGTGAACGGCTCCTACCTCGACCAGGACGGTATTTTCGTGGGCACCAACCTGAAGCGGGCCACGCTGCGGGCCAACTTCGACGCCCGGATTCGCAAGGGCATTAAGCTCACGATGACCCTGGCCCCGTCGACGGAATGGAGCAGCCTGGGCCGGGTAGATGGCAAGGACAACCAGGCCATGAACGCCGTGCAGATGCCGCCCGTGTCGCAGAAAGGCGCCGGCGTGCTGGTGGGCGCCCAGCCGTTTCCGGCCTACGCCTGGTCGGGCCGCTACATCAGCCCGGTGGCCGTGATGGAGCGCAGCGACATTAACACGACCCGCACCCGCCTCAACGCCAACATGGGGCTGAATGTGGATATCTACAAAGGCCTGCAGCTGCAACTGCTGGGCGCCATGGACAACAATTACCTCAACGACCAGCAGTTTTTCCCGACCAACACCAGCCGCGACTGGGCCACGGCCACCTACGTGGGTCAGCTCAGCCGGGCCCGCCTGACGCAGGGCAGCGGCACGCGCTACTTGTTCCAGAGCGTGCTCAACTACACCCGCAAGCTCGGCGACCATAGCGTCAACGCCATTGCCGGCTATTCGGTGGAACGGTTTCGCAACGACGGCAGCGTGCAGGAATTTACGCCCCTGCCCAACGACTGGTCGCCATTTGTGAACCGCAACAACGCCACGCCCAGCATTTCCGACTTCCAGGCCCCCGACATCAACTGGCTGCTGTCCTACTTCGGCCGGGTGCAGTACGACTACAAGGAAAAGTACCTGGTGTCGGCCTCGCTGCGGCGCGACGGGTCGGCCAAGTTTGGGCAGCCCTGGGGCTACTTCCCGGCCGTGTCGGTGGGCTGGCGCGTGTCGAGCGAGGAGTTTATGCGCGGCATCACGGCCATCAGCGACCTGAAGCTGCGCGCTTCCTACGGCGTGACCGGCAACAACCGGATTCCCAGCAACGCCCAGTTTTCCATCCTGGCTTCGACCAACTATTCGCTCAACGGCGTGGCCCAGACCGGCTTTGCCCCGGGCTCCTACAAAAACGAAAACCTGGGCTGGGAGCGGACGGGCAGCTTCAACGTGGGCTTCGACTTCGGGATGCTCAGCAACCGGATTCAGATTTCGGCCGACGCCTACAACCGCCGCACCAAGGATTTGCTGCTGCGGGCCCCGATTTCGTCCATCACCGGCTATACTACCAGCTGGCAGAACGTGGGCGACATCCGCAACCAGGGCCTGGAAGTGGGTATCAACAGCCAGAACATGGTGGGCGCCTTCACCTGGGGCACCTCCTTCAACACCTCCTACAACCGCAACGAGGTGCTGGCCCTGGACTACAACAACACGCCCATCGTGGCCGGCTTCAGCAACCTGACCCAGATTATTCAGGTGGGCCAGCCCCTGAACGCCTTTTTGCTCTACGACGTGGTGGGGGTGTATAAAACCCAGGAAGAAGTGAACAACAGCCCCCGCATGAGCGGCACCAAGGTGGGCGACTCCAAGTACCGCGACGTGAACGGCGACGGTATCATCACCGAGGCCGACCGTACCATCGTGGGCAACCCCCAGCCCAAGTTCATCTTCGGCATCACCAACAACTTCACCTACCGCAACTTTGACCTGAGCTTTCTGATCAACGCCCAGCAGGGCGGGCAGATCTACTCCATGATTGGCCGCAGCATCGACCGGCCCGGCATGGGCTACCTCTATAACAAGCTGGCCAAGTGGGAAAACCGCTGGCAGTCGGAGGAAATCCAGGGCGACGGGATGACGCCTAGCATCAACGCTACCACCGGCGCCTACTACGACACCCGCTGGCTGTATAGCTCGGACTACATCCGCCTGAAAAACATTACCCTGGGCTACAACCTGCCTAAGCTCAAGTACTACGACCGGGCCCGCTTCTACGTGGCCGTGGAAAATGCCTACATCTGGCACAAGTACTCCGGCGGCTTTACGCCCGAGGCGGCCAACAACGAGGGCGGCGACTACGGCGGCTACCCCCAGGCCCGCACCTTCACGCTGGGCTTCAACGTGACGCTGTAA